Below is a genomic region from Lineus longissimus chromosome 4, tnLinLong1.2, whole genome shotgun sequence.
AATACTAAAGTGATGTATCTAGGAATACAGtcgaacttcactgaaaactaatgatgtgttgatgagttcaatgaattcaATTCCTTTGATTTTCTTGGCGAACATACGTCCGACAATGACCAGTTGACGTGTACCTCTATACGCATTGCCATTTGTGTGTAAACAGTTCTCTATTTTCCGACGAAACTCAGCCTCGTGGCTTCTTCTTCTCATTGTCCGCGTAAAAGATAATTCCCATCCTTCGCATACCACTTTTACTTGACCAAGTCATCTGTCTTGTCCAGTGTCAGTCGTTGTCTTCGCTCTAAATATCAATTTATTTTTCAGACTACTGGGGCTTCTTTTACTTGACGACATCAGGGGGTAAAGATCTGTCAAAATGGGCTCAATCGTTGGCAAAGCAATGGATGAGAACATGAAGAAACAACAAGCCTTCATGGTGGAGAATCAGAAAACAATGGTAACATcatatctattttaaaatggtgTCTAGGCCTACTTCTTAGTCTATTTTAAAAGATATTTAATTTGAAATATACGAAAGATGCGTAAAAGAATTGGACACCTGTTCCAAGTcaaatttattttgagagaaGGACTGCCATTATCAAAAGTCTTCCAACAACTACAGTATGCACAAGTGACATATAAACCAAGAATGATGCCACTCAAAAAAACGCTCCCAAGCCAAAATCTGTCCCACCAACTGTCGTGAGTGTATTCCTCCTTTAGATTAAAAAGGTTGTTAAAGAGCTTTTGGGGCAGAAGTTGGAAATGTTTCATGGAATGTCAATTTCACGAAAAGAAACTTTGACCAACTTTAGCATAAAACATTGTTTAAATTTATTTCTATATTTCAAGTTGGAACGACAGATTCAGATGCAGAATCTAATGCGTGAGAAAATGATGGCCTTTCAGTTGGCAAAAAGCCGAGAATGTTTTACTTGGTTAGCTTCTGGATACAGTGTTATAGCATTCGGCCTTTTAGCTGGGTAAGTCGACAAATATTAAGTGTTGGAATTTTCGATTGTGTTTGGGGCATGAAATGATACCCTTGAACTCTTCCAGTTTCTCCATCGTTACATATAGTCCATTTGAGGAACAATGACACTCAGATCTTTGGTACCTGTAATTCCACACAGAAAGCAATGTAGTTAAACGCAATGTCTTTTTTCATGTAAAAACTACAGAGGATGAGGTATCTAAGCGTGCTCACTTTGCCAACTTTTGTGCAGTATTGCCTGGTTGGAAAAGACCACCCTTTAGACTTTATGTCAACCGTGGATTTATCGTTTTTCAGGTTTCGTCGCACAAGAAATCCTGGCGTGGTGGCGCCACTTGTTCCGTTAGGATTTGTCCTCGCCTATAATTACGATCTGGCATATGGTTCAAAGATACACAGAATACGAGGTTCGTCTTAAACACTGCGCAAACGAGCAATTTAAATCACTCGATCTGCAATTGTAATCGCCATTATGTGCGACAAGaagatctctcatctgcaggtACAACTCATAGTTGCTGTGTTTGATATTGATGGCAGGTTACTGCGATCACCAATTTTTTCTGAGGTGCCGGCAATATCCAATAGAAAGAAGAACGGTTCCGTTGTCTGTACCTTTACCGTGATGTCATCACACTTCGTCATTTAGTCCTGTCACGTTCAGTAGATTGCCCACAAGGAGTTgtttataaagatcactacACAATCTGTTTTACAACCATATCGATGTAAGAAGTGGGTAAAGGCCTTGTAAGGATCGTCTTTTCTGTCGGCTAAAACATTAGTCTGTTGAGAGTTCCTGTATACTGGGTGGTTGTTTATGTTTGGAGTTGGGATTCGGGGAGATGAA
It encodes:
- the LOC135486705 gene encoding plasminogen receptor (KT)-like — its product is MGSIVGKAMDENMKKQQAFMVENQKTMLERQIQMQNLMREKMMAFQLAKSRECFTWLASGYSVIAFGLLAGFRRTRNPGVVAPLVPLGFVLAYNYDLAYGSKIHRIREEADRMLAEEGSLLELPQGLPTLVQIEERRGQADK